From Deinococcus aquaticus, one genomic window encodes:
- a CDS encoding thiamine pyrophosphate-dependent dehydrogenase E1 component subunit alpha, giving the protein MIQPFTPEPIRFVAEDGTPVQPLPERFTPDLLRELHTLMLRAREFDRKLITLLRQGRTTFYAQSSGMEATQVGLARSIRVGHDWVWPYYRDHTLGLAMGVPMAELLSQCLGTNSDSSRGRQMPHHFAAQAQNFVSISSSIASQVPPAAGNAMAQKYLGVDELTVCTFGDGATSEGDWHAGLNMAGAAKAPAMFVCENNQWAISTSIREQTASETIHIKAKAYGMPGYYVDGNDLVAVMEVCGYVADQIRAGHGPALVECLTYRVGSHSNADADAEKHYRTREEVEEWLGRDPITRVEKLLEHLGHPVSAEERAALIASTHREVDEQVLKAEATGQPDWRIMFEDVYADLPGHLRDQEAFLRAEQTGQAGQGGQA; this is encoded by the coding sequence ATGATTCAACCCTTCACCCCTGAACCCATCCGCTTCGTGGCGGAAGACGGCACGCCGGTCCAGCCGCTGCCAGAGCGGTTCACGCCCGACCTGCTGCGCGAGCTGCACACCCTGATGCTGCGCGCCCGCGAATTCGACCGCAAACTCATCACGCTGCTCCGCCAGGGGCGCACGACCTTCTACGCGCAGTCCAGCGGCATGGAAGCCACCCAGGTGGGCCTGGCCCGCTCGATCCGCGTGGGCCACGACTGGGTCTGGCCGTACTACCGCGACCACACCCTGGGTCTCGCCATGGGCGTCCCGATGGCCGAACTGCTCAGCCAGTGCCTCGGCACGAACAGCGACTCCTCGCGCGGCCGGCAGATGCCGCACCACTTCGCGGCGCAGGCGCAGAACTTCGTGAGCATCAGTTCCAGCATCGCCTCGCAGGTGCCGCCCGCCGCCGGGAACGCCATGGCGCAGAAGTACCTGGGCGTGGATGAACTCACGGTCTGCACCTTCGGGGACGGCGCGACCAGCGAGGGTGACTGGCACGCCGGACTGAACATGGCCGGCGCCGCCAAGGCCCCCGCGATGTTCGTGTGCGAGAACAACCAGTGGGCGATCAGCACCTCCATCCGCGAGCAGACGGCCAGCGAGACCATCCACATCAAGGCGAAGGCCTACGGCATGCCCGGCTACTACGTGGACGGTAACGACCTCGTGGCCGTCATGGAGGTCTGCGGGTACGTGGCCGACCAGATCCGCGCCGGGCACGGTCCCGCGCTCGTCGAGTGCCTCACCTACCGCGTGGGCTCTCACAGCAACGCGGACGCGGACGCCGAGAAGCACTACCGCACCCGCGAGGAGGTCGAGGAGTGGCTGGGCCGCGACCCGATCACCCGCGTTGAGAAGCTGCTGGAGCATCTGGGCCACCCGGTCAGCGCCGAGGAACGCGCCGCGCTGATCGCTAGCACGCACCGCGAGGTGGACGAGCAGGTGCTGAAGGCCGAGGCGACCGGTCAACCCGACTGGCGCATCATGTTCGAGGACGTGTACGCCGACCTGCCGGGCCACCTGCGCGACCAGGAAGCCTTCCTGCGCGCCGAACAGACCGGACAGGCCGGCCAGGGAGGACAGGCATGA
- a CDS encoding aminotransferase class V-fold PLP-dependent enzyme: MDFAALRADLIGTDVLIDTPFGERRVTYADYVASGRALHSVERRLETLALPLYANTHTEDSATGAHLTHLTHQAAGYIKEQLGADSTCKLVFCGSGSTAAVRRMQDILGLVVGGPHRQTVLDALPDSQRPVVFVGPYEHHSNEISWRETLAEVVEIPLCERGNLDLDALVVALKDPRYAGRPKIGSFSAASNVTGLLTDTRSVARLLHAHGAFAFFDFAASGPYVKIDMKPGRKDGYDAVFLSPHKFAGGPGTPGLLCFRQELYHLSVPSTPGGGTVRFVNRTAQLYVEDIEAREDAGTPAILGKLRAALAFRVKEELGTEALTTREHELYGRALSRLRGNPRLKLLGNLDAPRLAFLSFLTFTSTGTQLHPRLVVRLLNDLFGIQARGGCACAGPYGHALLEIDDRRSEQFMQCAVNHLDGVKPGWTRLNLAPWATDEEVEFLLDAMEFVAEYGERFVALYDFDWASGAWTHPADRAPMSLFGDGRPKRQAGPVPFAAYLQQARERAAGLATAGEGRPVPAGVPEGLVFFAH, encoded by the coding sequence ATGGATTTTGCTGCGCTGCGCGCTGACCTGATCGGTACCGACGTCCTGATCGACACGCCCTTCGGGGAGCGGCGCGTGACGTACGCCGATTACGTCGCGTCGGGCCGGGCGCTGCACTCGGTCGAGCGGCGCTTGGAGACGCTGGCCCTGCCGCTGTACGCGAACACCCACACTGAGGACAGCGCCACGGGCGCGCACCTGACGCACCTGACTCATCAGGCGGCCGGGTACATCAAGGAGCAGCTGGGCGCGGACAGCACCTGCAAACTGGTGTTCTGCGGGTCCGGCAGCACGGCCGCCGTGCGCCGCATGCAGGACATCCTGGGACTGGTCGTGGGTGGGCCGCACCGCCAGACTGTGCTGGACGCCCTGCCGGACTCGCAGCGGCCCGTGGTGTTCGTCGGGCCGTACGAGCATCACAGCAACGAGATCAGCTGGCGCGAGACGCTGGCCGAGGTCGTCGAGATTCCGCTGTGCGAACGCGGCAACCTGGATCTGGACGCGCTGGTCGTCGCCCTGAAGGACCCCCGGTACGCCGGGCGGCCGAAGATCGGGTCGTTCAGCGCGGCCAGTAACGTGACCGGCCTGCTGACCGATACCCGCTCGGTGGCGCGCCTGCTGCACGCGCACGGGGCGTTCGCGTTCTTCGATTTCGCGGCCAGTGGGCCGTACGTGAAGATCGACATGAAACCCGGCCGCAAGGACGGGTACGACGCGGTGTTCCTCAGTCCGCACAAGTTCGCGGGCGGGCCGGGCACGCCGGGCCTGCTGTGCTTCCGCCAGGAGCTGTACCACCTGAGTGTGCCCAGCACGCCGGGCGGCGGCACGGTGCGCTTCGTGAACCGCACGGCGCAGCTGTACGTGGAGGACATCGAGGCCCGCGAGGACGCCGGAACGCCCGCCATTCTGGGCAAGTTACGCGCCGCCCTGGCCTTCCGGGTCAAGGAGGAACTGGGGACCGAGGCCCTGACCACCCGTGAGCACGAACTGTACGGCCGCGCCCTGAGCCGCCTGCGCGGGAACCCCCGTCTGAAACTGCTGGGCAACCTGGACGCGCCGCGGCTGGCGTTCCTGTCGTTCCTGACCTTCACTTCTACGGGCACGCAGCTGCACCCACGGCTGGTGGTGCGGCTGCTGAACGACCTGTTCGGCATTCAGGCGCGCGGCGGTTGCGCCTGCGCCGGGCCGTACGGGCACGCGCTGCTGGAGATCGACGACCGGCGCAGCGAGCAGTTCATGCAGTGCGCCGTGAATCACCTGGACGGCGTGAAGCCCGGCTGGACCCGCTTGAACCTCGCGCCGTGGGCGACGGACGAGGAGGTGGAGTTCCTGCTGGACGCCATGGAATTCGTGGCCGAGTACGGCGAGCGCTTCGTGGCGCTGTACGACTTCGACTGGGCCAGCGGGGCCTGGACGCACCCGGCGGACCGCGCGCCGATGAGTCTGTTCGGGGACGGCCGCCCGAAACGGCAGGCGGGCCCGGTTCCGTTTGCGGCGTACCTGCAACAGGCGCGAGAACGGGCGGCCGGGCTGGCCACGGCAGGAGAGGGGAGACCCGTCCCGGCGGGCGTGCCCGAGGGACTGGTGTTCTTCGCACACTGA
- a CDS encoding alpha-ketoacid dehydrogenase subunit beta — translation MTATQERTPTQGGAPDAETGTRTINLIQAVTETIAEEMERDSRVVLFGEDVGARGGVFMATAGLQERFGPRRVFDTPLSEASIVGAAVGMAVRGLRPIAEIQFADYMGPGFDQIISQAAKIRYRSGGQFTAPMVIRTPSGGGVKGGHHHSQSPESYYTHTPGLKVVMPSTPYDAKGLLRSAVRGEDPVIFFEPKRLYRAAKGEVPAHDYVVRFGEAAVRREGTDLSLIGYGGVMPDLEKAADALAAEGVSVEVIDLRSLVPWDKDRVLSSVEKTGRAVLVSEAPRISNFMGEVAYVIQEQVFDSLTAPVGQVAGFDTPYPYVQDKVYLPGPNRIVAACVRALNY, via the coding sequence ATGACCGCCACGCAGGAACGCACCCCCACTCAGGGCGGCGCCCCCGACGCCGAAACCGGCACGCGCACCATCAACCTGATTCAGGCCGTGACCGAGACCATCGCCGAGGAGATGGAACGCGACAGCCGCGTCGTGCTGTTCGGTGAGGACGTCGGCGCGCGCGGCGGCGTGTTCATGGCGACCGCCGGCCTTCAGGAACGCTTCGGGCCGCGCCGCGTGTTCGATACGCCCCTGAGCGAGGCCAGCATCGTGGGGGCCGCCGTGGGCATGGCCGTGCGCGGCCTGCGGCCCATCGCGGAAATTCAGTTCGCGGACTACATGGGGCCCGGCTTCGACCAGATCATCTCGCAGGCCGCCAAGATCCGCTACCGGTCGGGCGGGCAGTTCACGGCCCCCATGGTCATCCGCACGCCCTCGGGCGGCGGCGTGAAGGGCGGGCACCACCACAGCCAGAGCCCCGAGAGTTACTACACGCACACCCCGGGCCTGAAGGTCGTGATGCCCAGCACCCCCTACGACGCCAAGGGCCTGCTGCGCAGCGCCGTGCGCGGCGAGGACCCCGTGATCTTCTTCGAACCCAAACGCCTGTACCGCGCCGCCAAGGGCGAGGTGCCCGCCCACGATTACGTCGTGCGGTTCGGCGAGGCTGCCGTGCGGCGCGAGGGCACGGACCTGTCCCTGATCGGCTACGGGGGCGTCATGCCGGACCTCGAGAAGGCCGCCGACGCCCTGGCCGCCGAGGGCGTCAGCGTGGAGGTCATCGACCTGCGCTCGCTGGTGCCGTGGGACAAGGACCGCGTGCTGAGCAGCGTCGAGAAGACCGGCCGCGCCGTGCTGGTCAGCGAGGCCCCGCGCATCAGTAACTTCATGGGCGAGGTCGCGTACGTCATCCAGGAGCAGGTCTTCGACTCCCTGACCGCCCCGGTGGGACAGGTGGCGGGCTTCGACACGCCGTACCCGTACGTGCAGGACAAGGTGTACCTGCC